The Cryobacterium sp. SO1 genomic sequence CTCTCCGAGGGGCGCATCACGGGAGAGTTCCCGATCGCTGACGCCACCCCGGAGACCCTTATCAAGCACATGACCATGGAAAAGGCCCGTTAGCGTCGGCGCTATCGGAATAGGAGAAACGTCAAAATGAGTGATCTCGAAACCAAGCCGGCGAGCAACACGGCCGCAGGTGCGCAAGTCAACCCCAGCAACTCTAAGGCGGGCCAGTGGGTCAGCCACGTCATCGCCGACCTCGGCAAGAACGGCATCTTCGTCGCTCTGATCGTGGTGGTCGTGCTGTTCAGCATCCTGACCGACGGCATCCTGCTGCGGCCGCAGAACATCTCGAACCTGATCGTGCAGAACGGGTACATCCTCGTGCTCGCGGTCGGCATGGTGATGGTCATCATCGCCGGCCACATCGACCTGTCGGTCGGCTCGGTCGCCGCCTTCGTCGGAGCCATGTCCGGTGTCTTCGCGGTGACCTGGGGCCTGCCCTGGTGGCTGTCGATCATCCTGTCGCTCCTGGTCGGCGCCCTCGTGGGTGTCTGGCAGGGCTTCTGGATCGCCTATGTGGGCATCCCGGCGTTCATCGTGACGCTGGCCGGGATGCTGATCTTCCGTGGGCTTGCGCTCGCGGTGCTCGGCAACGCCAACATCGGCTCCTTCCCGGGCGAGTACCGCGCCCTGGGCAACGGCTTCCTCACGGATGTCTTCGGCGAGTTCGAGCTGGACCCGCTGACCCTGGGTGTTGCCGCGCTGGCCATCATCGCCCTGATCGTGCAGCAGGTGCGCACCCGTCGCGGCCGTGCCTCGTACGGCCAGGAGGTGGAGCCGCTGGTGTGGTTCATCGGCAAGCTGGTGCTGATCACGGTCGGTATCGGCCTGTTCGCCTACGCCCTCGCCTCCTACAAGGGCATCCCGGTCACCCTGATCGTGCTGGCCGTGCTGGTGCTGGTGTACGGCGTCATCATGAACCGCAGCGTCTTCGGCCGCCACATCTACGCCATCGGCGGCAACCTGCACGCCGCTGAGCTCTCCGGCGTGAAGACCCGAAACGTGACGTTCTGGCTGTTCGTGAACATGGGCGTGCTCGCTGCCCTCGCCGGCCTGATCTTCACCGCCCGGCTCAACCTGGCTGGCCCGAAGGCCGGTGACGGCTTCGAGCTCGAGGCCATCTCCGCCGCCTTCATCGGTGGCGCGGCCGTGCAGGGTGGTGTCGGCACCATCGGTGGCGCCATCATCGGTGGTCTGATCATCGGTGTGCTGAACAACGGCATGTCGATCATGGGCATCGGCATCGAGTGGCAGCAGGCCGTGAAGGGCCTCGTGCTGCTCCTCGCCGTGGCCTTCGACGTCTACAACAAGCGCCGCGCCGGCGGCCGCTAACCCGGTGCGGCCGCTGGCCGCCGGCCCCGCATCCTCTCTACGGATGCGGGGCCGGCGGCCTGTCTGCCCCCGCTCCCCCCCCGCTCCCGCCCGCTCCCACCCCGCCCGCTCCCGCTCCCGCCGTCGCGGCACTAGTTAGGCCCGGGGGCAGGGGTACGTACGCGTGCCGCGGGCACGAACTAGTGCCGCGGGCGGACGAACTGGTGCCGCCGGGACGAACGAGTGCCACCGTGCGGCTGAGCGCCGCGGGGGGAGAGCTCGACTCGGCGGGGCGGGGGTGTGTCGCCCGGGAAAGGGGGAGGCGGGAGGTAGCGGGTCCTCCACAGGGCAGGGCGTGGGCGAGTGCGGCACCGGGCTGCGGCTGTGCCGTCCCATTGCGGCGGCAGCGAGGGACGCTGGCGTATGGCCAACCTTCAGCAGTCGTCACACGCCCAGCCGCCCTTCGACGGCGGGGGGAGAGCAAACAACAGACCCGCCCGTGTGGCCCTGGCTGAGATCGTGAGTGCTCGGTATAGCGGACTGCTTCCGGCCGGCGCGCTGCTGGAGGCCGGTATCTCGCGGCGGGGTATTCAGCAGCTGTGTAGGGAAGGCGCGCTGACCAACATCCGACGCGGCGTGTACGTCGCGGCTGAGCGCTGGCGGAGCGCAAATGCGAGCGAGCGATACCGCTTGCTGGTGCGAGCGACAGTGCTGGCGGCCGAACGCTCGCCCGTGCTGTCGCACCAGTCCGCTGCGGTGCTGCACGGCCTGCCGATCATCGGGTCCTGGCCCGCCACCGTGCACACCAGCACCCCCGACGCCGGCGGAGGCAGCTCCACCCGGGCGACCACCGGGCACCGGGGCTCGCGGCCCGACGCTGTGGAGACCATCGACGGGTGCCAGGTCACCTCGCTGGCGCGCACGCTGGTGGACGTGGCGGCGTCATCCTCGCTGCTGGTGGGCGTGACGATGCTGGACCATGCTCTGCGAGTGGAGCAGGAGCGAGCCGAGCGTGAAAGCGAGCGTGAACAAGGGCAAGGCCGGCACTGGGGAGGGGCTCTCAGGACAGGCGCCCCGGCACTGACGAAGAACGACCTCTACCAAGAACTCGCCACGGTGAACCCACGCACGGGACGGCGGCAGGCAGAGAAGGCGATCGCCTTTGCGAACCCCTTGTCGGCGAACCCGGGGGAGACGCTCAGCCGGGTTCGGATCTTCCAACTCGGTTTCGAGGTGCCGGAGTTGCAGGTGTGGTTTCCGAACATCCTCGGTGGCAACGCGTACGCGGATTTCTGGTGGCGTCGGGTACGCAAGATCGGTGAATTCGACGGCTTCCTCAAGTATGGAGCCGGACCGGTCCGAGGTGGCCGCGATCCGGGTTCGGTGGTGTGGCACGAGAAGCAGCGGGAGGATGCGTTGCGGGCCCGGGTCTCCAGCTTCGACCGGTGGGGTTGGGACCTGGCGCTCTCGCCCAGCCGGTTTCGCACGTTCCTCACTGAGCGGGGCGTGCCGTGCGCCTGACGGGGCGATGCAGCCACTCACGGCACGTGTTCTGCGCGGCGGCCCGTGTTGCAACGCGTGCCGCGGGGACGTATCCGTGCCGCGAGCCTGACCCGCTCCGCCCGACGCGCCCGGCGCGAATTCCACAGGCCGGAAAAGCCGGATCCATCTACCTGTGGATAACTTCTGCTCGACCCGCAGGATTCTGCGGCTTTTGCGCGAGCCGCCCTGTTGACAACCGGTGGAATGTCGGTGGATAAGTACATAATTGTAATTCCCGCATGTAGTGGCCGTTCCCATTGGGGATCACTAGATGTAGTATTGAAGTCCAAGCAATCGCACAACGCCTGAATCTGAACTTCGCACCTCAAAGGTGCATTTCCACCACATTTCCATCACGTCTTCACCACGGTTTTCGCACAGCAATGCCCACGGTCCTGAACGACGAGAACGACACGAGAGGCCTATCGATGGCAATCACCGTTTACACCAAGCCGTCCTGCGTGCAGTGCACCGCCACCTACCGCGCCCTGGACAACAAGGGCATCGAGTACAACATCCTCGACCTGTCGGCCGACGAGAACGCGCTCGAAGCCGTCAAGGCGCTCGGTTACCTGCAGGCGCCCGTCGTCATCACCGACGAGGACCACTGGTCGGGCTTCCGTCCCGACAAGATCAACGAGCTCGCCGCCCGCCTGGCGTAGCGATCATCGCGCCTGGGGGGCGCCGCCCGCCGAGCGCCCGATGGGGGCGTTCGCACAACTCGCACGAAAAGGGGACCCATGCTGCTTCAGGCTGATTCCACTCGCGAGTCCGCCACGGGGAGCTCCGGCTCCGCCGCGGTCGACATCATCTATTTCTCGAGCCTCTCCGGCAACACCAAGCGTTTCGTCGAGAAGCTCGGCCGTCCCGCCGCCCGCATCCCGCTCTACCCCAAGGATGCCCCGCTTGTCGCCGAGTGGCCCTATGTGCTCGTCGTGCCCACCTACGGCGGCGGCATCGAGGGGTCTGCGGTACCCAAGCAGGTCATCCGCTTTCTGAATGACGAGCGCAACCGTTCACTCATCCGCGGCGTCATCGGCGCCGGCAACACGAATTTCGGTGAGGCCTTCTGCCTCGCCGGGGACATCATCGCCCAGAAGTGCGGTGTGCCCCACCTGTATCGCTTTGAAGTATTCGGCACCCCGGACGACGTCGCCACCGTTCACGAAGGATTGGAAGAATTTTGGAAGCAACAGCCGTGAAGGTCACCCCGATCAGCCCGCCGTCGGGCCTGGACATGGACTATCACTCCCTCAACGCCATGCTCAACCTGTATGGTCCGAGCGGGGAGATCCAGTTCGACAAGGACCGCGAGGCTGCCCGGGAGTTCTTCCTGCAGCACGTGAACCAGAACACGGTGTTCTTCCACTCGCTGCGTGAACGCCTCGACTACCTGGTGGAGAAGGAGTACTACGAGCAGGCCGTGCTCGACATGTACAGCTTCGAGTTCATCACCAAGCTCAACGACCTCGCCTACTCGAAGAAGTTCCGCTTCCAGACCTTCCTCGGCGCGTTCAAGTACTACACCTCGTACACGCTGAAGACCTTCGACGGCAAGCGTTACCTCGAACGCTTCGAGGACCGCGTCGTGATGAGCGCCCTCGGCCTGGCCCAGGGTGACGAGAACCTTGCCGTGGCCCTCGTCGAGGAGATCATCGCCGGCCGTTTCCAGCCCGCGACCCCCACGTTCCTGAACTCCGGCAAGGCCCAGCGCGGCGAGCTCGTCTCCTGCTTCCTGCTCCGCATCGAAGACAACATGGAGTCCATCTCCCGCGGCATCAACTCGTCGCTGCAGCTGTCCAAGCGCGGCGGTGGCGTGGCCCTGCTGCTGACCAACATCCGTGAGTCCGGCGCGCCGATCAAGCAGATCGAGAACCAGTCCAGCGGCATCATCCCCGTGATGAAGCTTCTGGAA encodes the following:
- the mmsB gene encoding multiple monosaccharide ABC transporter permease, whose product is MSDLETKPASNTAAGAQVNPSNSKAGQWVSHVIADLGKNGIFVALIVVVVLFSILTDGILLRPQNISNLIVQNGYILVLAVGMVMVIIAGHIDLSVGSVAAFVGAMSGVFAVTWGLPWWLSIILSLLVGALVGVWQGFWIAYVGIPAFIVTLAGMLIFRGLALAVLGNANIGSFPGEYRALGNGFLTDVFGEFELDPLTLGVAALAIIALIVQQVRTRRGRASYGQEVEPLVWFIGKLVLITVGIGLFAYALASYKGIPVTLIVLAVLVLVYGVIMNRSVFGRHIYAIGGNLHAAELSGVKTRNVTFWLFVNMGVLAALAGLIFTARLNLAGPKAGDGFELEAISAAFIGGAAVQGGVGTIGGAIIGGLIIGVLNNGMSIMGIGIEWQQAVKGLVLLLAVAFDVYNKRRAGGR
- a CDS encoding type IV toxin-antitoxin system AbiEi family antitoxin domain-containing protein, which encodes MSARYSGLLPAGALLEAGISRRGIQQLCREGALTNIRRGVYVAAERWRSANASERYRLLVRATVLAAERSPVLSHQSAAVLHGLPIIGSWPATVHTSTPDAGGGSSTRATTGHRGSRPDAVETIDGCQVTSLARTLVDVAASSSLLVGVTMLDHALRVEQERAERESEREQGQGRHWGGALRTGAPALTKNDLYQELATVNPRTGRRQAEKAIAFANPLSANPGETLSRVRIFQLGFEVPELQVWFPNILGGNAYADFWWRRVRKIGEFDGFLKYGAGPVRGGRDPGSVVWHEKQREDALRARVSSFDRWGWDLALSPSRFRTFLTERGVPCA
- the nrdH gene encoding glutaredoxin-like protein NrdH translates to MAITVYTKPSCVQCTATYRALDNKGIEYNILDLSADENALEAVKALGYLQAPVVITDEDHWSGFRPDKINELAARLA
- the nrdI gene encoding class Ib ribonucleoside-diphosphate reductase assembly flavoprotein NrdI encodes the protein MLLQADSTRESATGSSGSAAVDIIYFSSLSGNTKRFVEKLGRPAARIPLYPKDAPLVAEWPYVLVVPTYGGGIEGSAVPKQVIRFLNDERNRSLIRGVIGAGNTNFGEAFCLAGDIIAQKCGVPHLYRFEVFGTPDDVATVHEGLEEFWKQQP